The segment ACAAGAGACAAGATAGAGACTTTGTGAAGAGGAGCACAATCATGGCTTACCACAAACTTAAAGTCAAGACTTAAAAACGTGAAACCCACCTGCCAATAACCCAAAGTCCATGAGTACAAAAGAGAACCCCACCTGAGGCACAGAACAAGAAACACCTTATTATTCTATCTGTTCTACTTTCTCTCAGAACTTGCTTTAGCTCTAACACATAGCAATAGCACGAGATGAGAACCCCAACATCATTACTTACATTCAACCAGAAGATTGTGCTGCATTGCAAAAAACTCCTGATCAGACTCACCAGTAACCGTCCCAGACGCCATTACCGACATTTGAAACTTCACAagacttcatcatcatcatcatcgtctgaGAAGAAACCCACCAGAGTAGTGTCTTCTTTTTTCCTTACCTTCcaaaagaagaagcagaagaaggagaagataaAGCGGCTTAACGAGCTCAGGAGTTTCTCCGATTCCGTGAGTGATAAGAAGGCTGAATCAAGAAAGAAGGCATTTCCATCTAGTCTCAAGACATCTTGCATTGGTCAAGGTAAGGCACATTCACAAAAAGTCTCACAAGATCTTGATGCACCTAGAAACAGCACAACCGCATTCCTCCCATGAGTGATAATGATAACTTCTTGATCTGATGTTGACGTTGTAGAATCTCTCTATGTCAATAGTTTTTACAACTAGTTCTCTCTAAGAATGTATTATGAATCCAAATTAAATTCTTTGTAGTGCGGATCTTGATAAGATTTATGtgtatgattttaaaatatatatcaggAAGAAGACTTTGAATTGGAATCAGAAATGATTAAAGTACAAGAATCCAGATAATTTTTTTCCAAACGGAAGAGAAGATAGACATCAATAGCTTTTGTATACATCTATCTATCCCTAAAAGCACGGACCAATGGCTTCATTCCAATCCCCCAACCCCAACCTTGCTGGCATTATCAAAACTCACCACGGTTCTAACCAGGTGAATATCCT is part of the Raphanus sativus cultivar WK10039 chromosome 5, ASM80110v3, whole genome shotgun sequence genome and harbors:
- the LOC108860363 gene encoding uncharacterized protein LOC108860363, coding for MRTPTSLLTFNQKIVLHCKKLLIRLTSNRPRRHYRHLKLHKTSSSSSSSEKKPTRVVSSFFLTFQKKKQKKEKIKRLNELRSFSDSVSDKKAESRKKAFPSSLKTSCIGQGKAHSQKVSQDLDAPRNSTTAFLP